The Helicobacter sp. 11S03491-1 sequence AACGATGTCAGACATTTTTGCCATAGATGTCCAATAAGGATCGGCGGTAATGATTGTATCAACTTTTTTAAGTTGAGCGATTGTATTATTTACGTTTTGATGTCTTGTCAAGGGTGATCCGGAAGCAAGATAAAATACTCTCATATGAGGGAGTTTGATTTTTTTACCATCTTGATCGATAATAGATCCTGGAAATTGGAGGGCTTGAATAGATCTTGAAGATGGAATGGTAATATTTTGATGTTTAAGCCAAGGAGCATTAGGATACTTTTTGTTATAAACTTCAGCAACATTTGTGCTCATACCCTTCAATGAGGGCGCAATTTTGTCTGTTCCTCCTTGAGAATAATAACTTAAGCTAAATTCAAAACCACACCCTAGCTTGCCAATATGTCCCAGCATTGCAGTAAGCACTGCTATCATCCAAAATGCTTGTTCGCCATGATCTTGTCTTTGTAACGCTCTTCCGGCGATAATGAGAGTGGGTTCTTTAACAAACTTTTCAGCAAGAGATTGGATAGTTTTGGCTTGAATGCCACAGATTTTTGATGCCCAAGCAACATCTTTGATGACACCATCTTCCTTGCCCATGAAATAATCTCTAAATTTATTAAACCCTACAGTATATTTATGGATAAAATCTTTATTATAAAGTCCTGAGGTAAAAAGATAGTGTGCCATTCCTATCATCATAGCCGTATCTGTATTTGGAATAATAGAAATAAATTCAGATTCCATAAATCTTTGTGTGTCATTTTGTTTGACATCAATGCTGTAAAGATTGAGTTTTTTGTTTTTGGCTGCTTTTTTGATTTCTTCGTAAGCAGGGTAACTATCATGAGTTGGAATACCTACAGAAATTTGACTGGTAATAAGTGGATCTGTCCCCCAAAATACAACATTTTTAGCTCCCTTAAGAACAGCTTTCCATTTGGTAGGGCTTTCATAAACTGTGTTGCTACCCATTACATGGGGCATAATAACCATTCCTGCCCCTGTAGAGTAATCCCCACTTTCTTCTACATAGCCCCCTAATATTTTTAACATTCTATGGGCAACTGTGCGTCCCCAGCTAACTTTTCCGGAACCCCCCCACCAGTAGCATTCTCCATAGATTGCCTCAGGACCATATTTATCAAAATTTTTTCTTAATGCTTTTGCAGCCAAATCTAGAGCTACATCCCAGCTGACTCTTACAAACTCATCTTGTCCTCTAAGATCATTTTTTGCGGGACCTTTAGCTTTTAGGTAGCTTTTTCTTACCATTGGGTATTCGACCCGACTTTCATTATTGACAACATCAGGAATAGCATAGATGAGGTTATTGGGTTTTTTGTCTCCCTCAAAAGGCTCTACATTGACGATTTGATTACTGCTTGTTTTTGCATAAAATGCTCCATATCGATTTCCACTAAGCATTTTATTGGAATCAAAAATTGTTTGTGTAGCTGCATCAAATTTGTTAGCTTGAAGCAAACTACCTGCCCCAAGAATTGAGGTAGTTTTAATAAAATCTCTTCTTTTCATGAATTTTCTCCTTAATGATTTTGAGCATCTTTGGCGTGTTGTTGCAAATATTTAGTAATTAATTCTTTGGTATCTTTATCTAGAGAAACCATATCTTTCATACTATTGATATTGCTTGGCCATTGATTGACGGTGAAACTATTGGGTGCATGGAGACGGTGGCATTGTGAACAAGTTTGTTCATAAATGGTTTTTGCCTTTGTGTAGAGGGATTGATCACTCGAATCCAAAATTGTTTTATCAACTTCAAATTCTCCCTCTACCTCAAACCATAAGTCTCCATAATCATTTTCTTTTTTGGAAATAACTTTCAAAAAAGGATTGTCATCTTGAATAAAAGTAGCATAAATCTCCCCTAATTCAGGACTTTTTTGGATAGCTTTGGTATAGTTTTCATCCATCGCGCCTTTTAATTTAATCTTGACTTGATTACCTTGTGTCTGAAGGACTTCAACCGGTGTAAGCACTGTAATTTCGCCTACAATTTTGCCATTAATTTTTAGAGGCGAAGTTTTGTTGATATAGGCTGTTTGGGCTTGTAGTATTCCTATAGCCAAAATAGCTAACAAAAGTATCTTTTTCAATTAAACTCTCCTTTTTATTTTTAAGTTATGTATCAATTGTATTACTACAAAAATAAATAATTACTTAGTTATTCTTTAATATTTAAAAATAAATCAATAAATTCTTATAAATGAGTTAGTTTGTAACAAAAAGATAACCGTATGGATAGGCTATTTTTAGGAATTTTGAGTGTTTTTGAGGCATAAAATCATCTTAATTTTTTATAATTGAGTTTTTATGCGAATTTAAGTTGTTTTTCAAGGGTTTTTTGGAATAATTTTGCTTCTTTTTTGAGTTTGGCTTGATAGCTCAGTCGGTAGAGCAGGAGACTGAAAATCTCCGTGTCGGTGGTTCGATTCCGCCTCAAGCCACCATCCGGAGTATTCTAAAGGTATTTTATTTCATCAAGTCTATGAGGGTATAAAACCAATAGATTCTATCTTGCATAGTTATATGACTTTATGAAAACAGGCTTTATTTTAGATTTAAATACTGTTAATATTAAATTCTTCTTAATTTTTTCTTCTAAAGATAATCTTTATATATTAAGTTTTTAGCTTTTTTATCACAATTTTTATTGTATTGAATGTATTGAAAATTTTAATATCTATTTTTCAATCAAAGTCAGCTTTTAAGAAATTTTAGGGATAAATTTCATTTTCTATTATTCATCTTTAATGCAACGGATATAATTTTCATAAATATTTTGGAGTTGAGCGTCTTTTTTAGAATTTTCAGGATTAGAGTGAATGGTTTGCTCAATGAGATTGATTTTTTCAATGAGATAGTTAAAGAGTTCTTTATCAACATCAGGAAGTTTAATAGCAGCATTGGTTTCTTGAGTTTTGTTTTTATTAAGAACACGAGCAGGGATACCTATAGCTGTCATATCAGCCGGAACATCTTTGATAACAACTGAATTTGCCCCAATCTTTGCATTTGCCCCAATAGTAATATTTCCAAGAATTTTTGCCCCTGCTCCTACAACCACACCATTTTCTAAAGTAGGGTGACGCTTGATCTTCTCCAAACTCACCCCACCTAAACTTACCCCTTGATAGATAGTTACATCATCGCCAATTTCAGCTGTTTGCCCGATGACTACGCCAATACCATGATCAATAAATACTCTCCTGCCAATCTTACAAGCAGGATGAATATCAACGTTAGTTAGAAATTGTGTGAAGCCCATTAAAATTCTTGCAAAGATTTTAAACCCTCGTTGATAGAATCTATGAGCAATGCGATAATGGACAATAGCAATAAGACCGGGATAATTAAAAAAAAGCTCTATTTTAGAATTGATAGCAGGATCTTTTTTGAAAGGGACACTAAAATCTTCTTTAATAATCGCAAAAAGCCCTATTTTATTAGAATCTTTTGGAGTCAATTTTTTTCACCACTTGCAATGGTTCTTAGGTAGCCATTTTCGCTGAGCATGATATAGAGTTGCCCCATGACTTCTTTTTTGGTTTCTTCATCGATGTCTTGATTTTCTTCTATGCGTTGCTTTAAAATGCGTTCAATTTCTTTGGTATCATAATCAAGATCATCAAGCACATCCAGAATGGTTTGAGCTTCAAGAAGATTTTGTATTTCATAGCCTTTGTTTAACTCATCATCAAAAACAACGCTAAATTCAGTAGGGTGAGTAAAAAGATTATGCCTCATTCCCAGAACTTCTTGATAAGCCCCTACTAAAAAAAAGCCTAAAAAATATTCTTCTTTGGTAACATCCACATCATGCAAGAATAAGGGTTTGGAAGAATCAAAAGTAATTTCTCCATCGCTATCACAAGTAATATCCCATAAACTTGCACTCCTTGTGGGGCGTCGATTTAGCCTATCCAGAGGCATAACAGGGAAATTTTGTCCCAATCCCCAATAATCCGGCAAACTTTGAAAAAAAGAGCAATTTAATAAATACCTTTCTTGAACTTGCTCTTGAATACGGATAATATCATTGTGATTTTTATGTTTAAGGAGTTTGATGACTTTTTTGATAATCAAATGCACCAATACCTCTGTATTGCTTCTATCTTGTAAATCAATATAGCCCAGATCAAATAAAGTCAGCAAGGATTCCATATGATCAAGACTATCATGTAAATATTCAATTGCATTTTTTTCACTGATACTTTGATATAAATCAAGCATTTCAGCGATCAATGGAGGATTTTTCTCTTTGAGTTTGAGGGCTTTTTCATCATATTCTTGTGAGAATAATTCCAATACCGGAGCAATCAAAACAGCATGATTAGCGCATATATAACGACCTGATTCGATAAAAATATCCGGTTCGGGTTCTTTTTTGTTTTTGACAATTTCTTTGAGGGAAAAAACCACATCCCCACTAAATTCACTTAATGTGTAATTGCGATTATTGTTGCCTTCATGTTGAGTATATTCGACTGCAAGACCCCCGCCAATATTGACACAAGTGAGATTTTTCGCTCCCATTTTTCTAAGCTCTGCATAGATATTCCCCACTTCACGGATCGCTTTTTTTAGAGGTGAAATATCACTGATTTGGCTGCCAATATGAAAATGGATCATTGTAAATTTATGAAGCAGTTTGGAATCTTCAAGAAGTTTGATTGCTTCAAGTAATTCAGTGCTTGTTAGACCAAATTTGGAATTAATCCCCCCGCTTTTTGCCCATACTCCTGTTCCTGTGCTATGAAGACGTATTCTAAGACCGATATGAGGGCATGGCTCTCCCATTTCTTTAGCCACTTCAATAATTGTTTCCAATTCATTGAGACCTTCAATAGTGAGTGTAATATCATGCCCCATATTGGCTGCTACAAAACCCAGATTGATCATTTCACGATCTTTGAAGCCATTGACGGTGATAGGAGAACCCTTGTTAGTGTAAGCCATAGATACAATAAGTTCAGATTTACTTCCTGCTTCCAGCCCATAGCATTTATCTTTGGCACAAGCTACAAGAGGTAAGACAAAATTAGGCATTTGATTGACTTTGAGAGGAAAAACAGCCTTGAATTTACCATTATATTTATATTCTTGGATAGAAGATTCAAAAGTAGCAAATATTTTTTCTATTTGTTTTTGTATAAGATGGGGAAAGCGAATTAAGAGAGGTCCTTTATAGCCTTTTTCTCTTACTTCATTGACAATATCAATGATTGGAGGTTTATTTTTATGATTGACTTTTACAACGCCATTATCAATGATAAAGTCATCATTTGACCAAAATTTAATGCCATAATCCACCATGCATTTTCCTCAAATAAAATTTTGCTTTTAAGGGCTAAAATTATAGCACTTATATTGGGTTTTAATGTCTTAAATGTATAATCTAAAAATTTTTTAATATTCAGGATGGAGATGCTGGAAATTACCAATGAAACCGATTTTATTTTTGATTACAAACTTTTAAATAAAATTGCTGCATTCTTAAGCTCACAAGAAATTGAGCTGCTCCTAACTCATGATGAACATATCCATTTACTCAACAAAGAATTTTTGGGCAAAGATAAGACAACAGATGTGTTGAGTTTCCCATTTGATAATATGGGTATATCCGGAATATCTTTACCTCTAGGCAGTATCGTCATTAATGTAGATATGGCAAGGAGAATAAGCCAAGATTTGGGGCATTTAGTCGATCTTGAAATTGCTTTGTTGCTGGTACATGGTATTTTGCATTTGCTAGGTTATGATCATGAGAGAGATAAGGGAGAGCATCGTTTGAAAGAAGAAGAAGTTATTGATTATTTTAAGCTACCAAAGAGCTTGATTATAAGAAATACTTAAGATTGAGTAAAAATACTTTTGAAATGTGTTTTTCATCATTCTCGCAAACTTATCAAATCCTATCTGTCAATATAAAAATCTCTCAATAGGATTGTTGATTCTACTGCACCTTGCTGGTTATAATCTGATTGATTGCCAAAACAGATTCCGGATTCTTCAAGGAAAGAAGTGCGAATTTAGGCAAGAGCTTTGTGTTTTTTATTTTGAGAATGTT is a genomic window containing:
- a CDS encoding molybdopterin-dependent oxidoreductase, with translation MKRRDFIKTTSILGAGSLLQANKFDAATQTIFDSNKMLSGNRYGAFYAKTSSNQIVNVEPFEGDKKPNNLIYAIPDVVNNESRVEYPMVRKSYLKAKGPAKNDLRGQDEFVRVSWDVALDLAAKALRKNFDKYGPEAIYGECYWWGGSGKVSWGRTVAHRMLKILGGYVEESGDYSTGAGMVIMPHVMGSNTVYESPTKWKAVLKGAKNVVFWGTDPLITSQISVGIPTHDSYPAYEEIKKAAKNKKLNLYSIDVKQNDTQRFMESEFISIIPNTDTAMMIGMAHYLFTSGLYNKDFIHKYTVGFNKFRDYFMGKEDGVIKDVAWASKICGIQAKTIQSLAEKFVKEPTLIIAGRALQRQDHGEQAFWMIAVLTAMLGHIGKLGCGFEFSLSYYSQGGTDKIAPSLKGMSTNVAEVYNKKYPNAPWLKHQNITIPSSRSIQALQFPGSIIDQDGKKIKLPHMRVFYLASGSPLTRHQNVNNTIAQLKKVDTIITADPYWTSMAKMSDIVLPVATEVERIDIDQTNANKEYIIARKPVIDPIGESKSDFWICQQLCKKWGYEEVFTEGKDELAWAKDFYEDARNQGAKLNITMPKFEDFWKQGYVRFTKDDEESELYTRLQDFVQDPFKNKLGTPSGKMEIYSPVIAKFNYDDCKGHPMWFEPMEWLGSPKSKQYPIHIVSPHSRYRLHSQMNNSFIRTFAEISGREPILIHPENAKARNIKSGDIVRLFNDRGEILAGAIVTKQVRKDVAIICEGAWYDPEVWGQKSLCQHGDINVLTIDKGTSKLAQSNIAHTTLVQIEKFKGNTREIRAFSKPKILQSL
- the cysE gene encoding serine O-acetyltransferase; the encoded protein is MTPKDSNKIGLFAIIKEDFSVPFKKDPAINSKIELFFNYPGLIAIVHYRIAHRFYQRGFKIFARILMGFTQFLTNVDIHPACKIGRRVFIDHGIGVVIGQTAEIGDDVTIYQGVSLGGVSLEKIKRHPTLENGVVVGAGAKILGNITIGANAKIGANSVVIKDVPADMTAIGIPARVLNKNKTQETNAAIKLPDVDKELFNYLIEKINLIEQTIHSNPENSKKDAQLQNIYENYIRCIKDE
- the speA gene encoding arginine decarboxylase yields the protein MVDYGIKFWSNDDFIIDNGVVKVNHKNKPPIIDIVNEVREKGYKGPLLIRFPHLIQKQIEKIFATFESSIQEYKYNGKFKAVFPLKVNQMPNFVLPLVACAKDKCYGLEAGSKSELIVSMAYTNKGSPITVNGFKDREMINLGFVAANMGHDITLTIEGLNELETIIEVAKEMGEPCPHIGLRIRLHSTGTGVWAKSGGINSKFGLTSTELLEAIKLLEDSKLLHKFTMIHFHIGSQISDISPLKKAIREVGNIYAELRKMGAKNLTCVNIGGGLAVEYTQHEGNNNRNYTLSEFSGDVVFSLKEIVKNKKEPEPDIFIESGRYICANHAVLIAPVLELFSQEYDEKALKLKEKNPPLIAEMLDLYQSISEKNAIEYLHDSLDHMESLLTLFDLGYIDLQDRSNTEVLVHLIIKKVIKLLKHKNHNDIIRIQEQVQERYLLNCSFFQSLPDYWGLGQNFPVMPLDRLNRRPTRSASLWDITCDSDGEITFDSSKPLFLHDVDVTKEEYFLGFFLVGAYQEVLGMRHNLFTHPTEFSVVFDDELNKGYEIQNLLEAQTILDVLDDLDYDTKEIERILKQRIEENQDIDEETKKEVMGQLYIMLSENGYLRTIASGEKN
- the ybeY gene encoding rRNA maturation RNase YbeY, whose product is MLEITNETDFIFDYKLLNKIAAFLSSQEIELLLTHDEHIHLLNKEFLGKDKTTDVLSFPFDNMGISGISLPLGSIVINVDMARRISQDLGHLVDLEIALLLVHGILHLLGYDHERDKGEHRLKEEEVIDYFKLPKSLIIRNT